One Rosa chinensis cultivar Old Blush chromosome 5, RchiOBHm-V2, whole genome shotgun sequence genomic region harbors:
- the LOC112201606 gene encoding bifunctional TH2 protein, mitochondrial isoform X1, translating into MLFPSSSVRYAWAEESTSIRGNKSAQAAICGLRQGVEEEHTYLSSQLEKWGVDASKYSSEPVEYCQFITAKFPFCNDAHYVAFLLASTITFISLSAYLARKLKRVAHPKYLHWIERFASESFQASCMQNEQVLNDICKDANLSLNSGKVGGFGIEIHYRKAMQLSVNFFARHVTIEECCIVPLTKEHNPARELILVACALDSPCCSYMKCEAYTKDFTCLVLNIIPIVKVGFVHENVRNALSQLADFQVKATGIKDIDEVNIGQSFTDLLLTIGSSKNTCNARVHVVAALYDNYDNKLKSAVSSECMDKCILHTNLESSTVKLDLFREISRNTNNEKLLSIYVGNGIDDLGCLLEADIGIVLNPCPELLFLSTQFGVSFVPLWEVTVAKQKQMREGIHFLWKSRTGTLYVVKTLDEITAFMYGAFKIDCTPETKNASGPYESSSLGNLFSSLPKPKSASQSAYFSLVENMRFEKQQAEKPEIYLTSATPRKPPKKEKLPLALILPKPKNLNLSVDSSNVQKRELEKKQTEQADGNQKVEKAEDDIQMPPAKKEKLPLALLLPKPKNLNPFVHSSNVEKRELEKQQARQADGNQKFEEEKDDIQMLPSKKEKLPLALLLPKPKNLNPSVDSSNVEKKEQAEQQDVNQKEEDAVEDGNKQVEKEEDMQADGKTK; encoded by the exons atgcttTTTCCTTCTTCATCTGTTAGATATGCATGGGCTGAGGAGAGTACATCAATTAGGGGAAACAAATCGGCCCAAGCTGCAATTTGTGGGTTGAGGCAGGGAGTTGAAGAGGAACACACTTACCTCTCCTCCCAATTGGAGAAATGGGGGGTAGATGCCTCCAAATACTCCTCTGAACCAGTTGAGTATTGCCAGTTTATCACTGCTAAGTTTCCCTTTTGCAATGATGCACACTATGTTGCTTTCTTGTTAGCTTCAACGATTACCTTTATCAGTCTCTCTGCCTATTTGGCTAGAAAGTTAAAGCGAGTTGCACATCCTAAGTATCTTCATTGGATCGAAAGATTTGCCTCTGAAAGTTTTCAAGCCTCATGTATGCAAAATGAGCAAGTTTTGAATGATATCTGCAAGGATGCAAATTTGTCTTTGAACAGTGGTAAAGTTGGTGGTTTTGGGATTGAAATACATTATCGTAAAGCTATGCAACTGTCAGTTAACTTCTTTGCCAGGCACGTGACTATTGAGGAATGTTGCATAGTTCCCTTGACAAAGGAACACAATCCTGCAAGGGAACTAATACTTGTAGCATGTGCTTTGGATTCACCATGCTGCTCATATATGAAATGTGAAGCTTACACCAAAGATTTCACTTGTCTAGTGCTCAATATCATTCCTATTGTGAAGG tGGGATTCGTCCACGAAAATGTAAGGAATGCTTTGAGCCAATTAGCTGATTTTCAAGTAAAGGCCACGGGAATTAAAGACATTGATGAAGTCAATATCGGTCAAAGTTTCACTGATCTACTACTAACCATTGGTAGTAGTAAGAACACTTGCAATGCAAGAGTTCATGTTGTGGCGGCCCTTTATGATAATTACGATAATAAATTGAAGTCAGCTGTATCATCAG AGTGTATGGATAAATGTATTTTGCATACAAACTTGGAATCAAGTACTGTGAAACTTGATCTATTCAGGGAGATATCCAGAAATACCAATAATGAAAAGTTGCTCAGCATATATGTTGGCAATGGCATCGATGACCTAGGATGTCTTCTAGAGGCAGATATTGGCATTGTTCTCAATCCTTGCCCTGAGTTGTTGTTTCTGAGCACTCAGTTTGGAGTGTCGTTTGTGCCACTATGGGAGGTAACAGTGGCGAAACAGAAACAGATGCGTGAAGGGATACACTTTTTATGGAAATCAAGAACCGGGACCCTCTATGTAGTTAAAACTCTGGATGAAATTACAGCTTTCATGTATGGGGCATTTAAGATTGATTGTACACCAGAGACCAAAAATGCTAGTGGACCATATGAATCTTCATCATTAGGAAACCTGTTTTCAAGTTTGCCAAAACCGAAGAGTGCAAGCCAATCAGCATACTTTAGCTTG GTAGAGAATATGAGATTTGAGAAGCAGCAAGCTGAGAAGCCAGAGATATATTTGACTAGTGCTACTCCCAGGAAACCACCTAAGAAAGAAAAACTACCCTTAGCACTCATTTTGCCAAAGCCGAAGAATCTAAACCTATCTGTTGACTCTAGCAAT GTACAGAAAAGGGAACTGGAAAAAAAGCAGACTGAGCAAGCAGATGGTAACCAGAAAGTTGAGAAGGCAGAAGATGATATCCAAATGCCACCAGCTAAGAAAGAAAAGCTACCATTAGCACTTCTTTTGCCAAAGCCTAAGAATCTAAACCCATTTGTTCACTCTAGCAAT GTAGAGAAAAGGGAACTGGAAAAGCAGCAGGCTCGGCAAGCAGATGGTAATCAGAAATTTGAGGAGGAGAAAGATGATATCCAAATGCTACCATCTAAGAAAGAAAAGCTACCATTAGCACTGCTTTTGCCAAAGCCGAAGAATCTAAACCCATCTGTTGACTCTAGCAAT GTAGAGAAAAAGGAACAGGCTGAGCAACAAGATGTGAACCAGAAGGAGGAAGATGCGGTAGAAGATGGAAATAAGCAAGTTGAGAaggaagaagatatgcaagCAGATGGGAAAACCAAATGA
- the LOC112201606 gene encoding bifunctional TH2 protein, mitochondrial isoform X2: protein MLFPSSSVRYAWAEESTSIRGNKSAQAAICGLRQGVEEEHTYLSSQLEKWGVDASKYSSEPVEYCQFITAKFPFCNDAHYVAFLLASTITFISLSAYLARKLKRVAHPKYLHWIERFASESFQASCMQNEQVLNDICKDANLSLNSGKVGGFGIEIHYRKAMQLSVNFFARHVTIEECCIVPLTKEHNPARELILVACALDSPCCSYMKCEAYTKDFTCLVLNIIPIVKVGFVHENVRNALSQLADFQVKATGIKDIDEVNIGQSFTDLLLTIGSSKNTCNARVHVVAALYDNYDNKLKSAVSSECMDKCILHTNLESSTVKLDLFREISRNTNNEKLLSIYVGNGIDDLGCLLEADIGIVLNPCPELLFLSTQFGVSFVPLWEVTVAKQKQMREGIHFLWKSRTGTLYVVKTLDEITAFMYGAFKIDCTPETKNASGPYESSSLGNLFSSLPKPKSASQSAYFSLVENMRFEKQQAEKPEIYLTSATPRKPPKKEKLPLALILPKPKNLNLSVDSSNVEKKEQAEQQDVNQKEEDAVEDGNKQVEKEEDMQADGKTK from the exons atgcttTTTCCTTCTTCATCTGTTAGATATGCATGGGCTGAGGAGAGTACATCAATTAGGGGAAACAAATCGGCCCAAGCTGCAATTTGTGGGTTGAGGCAGGGAGTTGAAGAGGAACACACTTACCTCTCCTCCCAATTGGAGAAATGGGGGGTAGATGCCTCCAAATACTCCTCTGAACCAGTTGAGTATTGCCAGTTTATCACTGCTAAGTTTCCCTTTTGCAATGATGCACACTATGTTGCTTTCTTGTTAGCTTCAACGATTACCTTTATCAGTCTCTCTGCCTATTTGGCTAGAAAGTTAAAGCGAGTTGCACATCCTAAGTATCTTCATTGGATCGAAAGATTTGCCTCTGAAAGTTTTCAAGCCTCATGTATGCAAAATGAGCAAGTTTTGAATGATATCTGCAAGGATGCAAATTTGTCTTTGAACAGTGGTAAAGTTGGTGGTTTTGGGATTGAAATACATTATCGTAAAGCTATGCAACTGTCAGTTAACTTCTTTGCCAGGCACGTGACTATTGAGGAATGTTGCATAGTTCCCTTGACAAAGGAACACAATCCTGCAAGGGAACTAATACTTGTAGCATGTGCTTTGGATTCACCATGCTGCTCATATATGAAATGTGAAGCTTACACCAAAGATTTCACTTGTCTAGTGCTCAATATCATTCCTATTGTGAAGG tGGGATTCGTCCACGAAAATGTAAGGAATGCTTTGAGCCAATTAGCTGATTTTCAAGTAAAGGCCACGGGAATTAAAGACATTGATGAAGTCAATATCGGTCAAAGTTTCACTGATCTACTACTAACCATTGGTAGTAGTAAGAACACTTGCAATGCAAGAGTTCATGTTGTGGCGGCCCTTTATGATAATTACGATAATAAATTGAAGTCAGCTGTATCATCAG AGTGTATGGATAAATGTATTTTGCATACAAACTTGGAATCAAGTACTGTGAAACTTGATCTATTCAGGGAGATATCCAGAAATACCAATAATGAAAAGTTGCTCAGCATATATGTTGGCAATGGCATCGATGACCTAGGATGTCTTCTAGAGGCAGATATTGGCATTGTTCTCAATCCTTGCCCTGAGTTGTTGTTTCTGAGCACTCAGTTTGGAGTGTCGTTTGTGCCACTATGGGAGGTAACAGTGGCGAAACAGAAACAGATGCGTGAAGGGATACACTTTTTATGGAAATCAAGAACCGGGACCCTCTATGTAGTTAAAACTCTGGATGAAATTACAGCTTTCATGTATGGGGCATTTAAGATTGATTGTACACCAGAGACCAAAAATGCTAGTGGACCATATGAATCTTCATCATTAGGAAACCTGTTTTCAAGTTTGCCAAAACCGAAGAGTGCAAGCCAATCAGCATACTTTAGCTTG GTAGAGAATATGAGATTTGAGAAGCAGCAAGCTGAGAAGCCAGAGATATATTTGACTAGTGCTACTCCCAGGAAACCACCTAAGAAAGAAAAACTACCCTTAGCACTCATTTTGCCAAAGCCGAAGAATCTAAACCTATCTGTTGACTCTAGCAAT GTAGAGAAAAAGGAACAGGCTGAGCAACAAGATGTGAACCAGAAGGAGGAAGATGCGGTAGAAGATGGAAATAAGCAAGTTGAGAaggaagaagatatgcaagCAGATGGGAAAACCAAATGA